A part of Desulfotomaculum nigrificans DSM 574 genomic DNA contains:
- the sigI gene encoding RNA polymerase sigma-I factor yields MTLEQYTTQYLKQAQKGDDGAREIILSEAKSFIQKTAVNFCARPLEWGLDDELSIALMAFNEAIDRYQDNRNIPFLGFARLVIKSRLSDHFRKEARHKHQPLEYQTADNSTIQLETEQAWENYLREAEARERQEEVVEFQRELSQYGISVSDLVEASPKHKDARENLIAVAKQVVDRPDLIEQLIRTKRLPIKELDQICGLHRKTLEKGRRYIIAMALLLHYKERFIYLYSYLRLTGWSCGEEGSNCG; encoded by the coding sequence TTGACTTTAGAACAGTATACAACACAGTACCTGAAACAGGCTCAAAAGGGTGATGATGGGGCCAGGGAAATCATTTTATCCGAGGCCAAATCATTTATTCAAAAAACAGCGGTTAATTTTTGTGCCAGGCCTTTAGAATGGGGACTGGATGATGAATTGAGTATTGCCTTAATGGCCTTTAATGAGGCCATTGACCGTTACCAAGATAATAGGAACATACCGTTTCTGGGCTTTGCCCGTTTAGTGATAAAAAGCAGGTTGTCAGACCATTTTCGCAAGGAAGCCCGCCATAAACACCAGCCTTTAGAATACCAAACAGCGGATAATTCAACAATTCAGTTGGAGACCGAACAGGCCTGGGAAAATTATTTACGTGAGGCGGAAGCTCGTGAACGCCAGGAAGAAGTAGTGGAATTTCAGAGGGAGTTATCCCAATACGGCATAAGTGTCAGCGATTTGGTTGAAGCCTCACCCAAGCACAAGGATGCAAGGGAAAATCTCATTGCCGTGGCTAAACAAGTGGTTGATCGGCCGGATTTAATAGAACAGTTAATCCGTACCAAACGATTGCCGATCAAAGAATTGGATCAAATTTGCGGACTGCACCGCAAAACATTGGAGAAGGGGCGACGCTATATCATTGCCATGGCCTTGTTACTCCATTATAAGGAACGGTTCATTTATTTATATTCTTACTTAAGGTTAACCGGTTGGTCCTGTGGGGAGGAGGGAAGTAACTGTGGTTAA
- the trpA gene encoding tryptophan synthase subunit alpha: MNGIELLAARFAQVKQRGEKALIAYITAGDPSLETTAKLVASLDQAGADIIELGVPFSDPVADGPVIQRAVNRALANGTTLAGILDLAANLTNKVATPLVLMSYYNPILQYGLDQFCHDAARAGVAGIIVPDLPLEEAGPILAASELAGLAWIPLVAPTTDGQRLARIAAAGSGFVYCVTVTGITGTTQDVTGEIGRIAKEVRSLTELPVAAGFGIGTPEQAAAVARYCDAVVVGSAFVKLVEKQGKDSMKVVSELASQLKQALKG; the protein is encoded by the coding sequence ATGAACGGCATTGAACTCCTGGCAGCCAGATTTGCCCAGGTTAAACAACGGGGGGAAAAGGCTCTGATTGCCTATATTACTGCCGGTGATCCCAGCCTGGAGACTACTGCCAAATTAGTTGCCAGTCTGGATCAGGCCGGGGCAGATATTATTGAACTTGGTGTACCTTTCTCCGACCCGGTAGCGGACGGCCCGGTTATTCAAAGGGCTGTTAACCGGGCTTTGGCCAATGGAACAACCCTGGCTGGTATACTGGATCTGGCAGCAAATTTAACCAACAAAGTAGCTACACCCCTGGTTTTAATGTCTTACTATAACCCCATTCTTCAATATGGGCTGGACCAATTTTGTCATGATGCTGCCCGGGCAGGGGTAGCAGGCATTATTGTGCCTGACTTGCCTCTGGAAGAAGCCGGGCCAATCCTGGCTGCCTCGGAATTGGCAGGATTGGCCTGGATCCCGCTGGTGGCTCCCACCACCGATGGCCAGCGTTTAGCTAGAATAGCGGCAGCGGGCAGTGGATTTGTCTACTGTGTAACGGTCACCGGCATTACCGGCACAACCCAGGATGTTACCGGTGAAATTGGCCGGATAGCTAAGGAAGTTCGCAGTTTAACCGAGTTGCCCGTGGCGGCTGGGTTTGGTATCGGCACACCGGAACAGGCTGCAGCGGTAGCCAGGTATTGCGACGCTGTGGTGGTGGGCAGCGCTTTCGTAAAGTTGGTAGAAAAACAGGGTAAAGATAGCATGAAGGTAGTGTCTGAACTTGCCAGTCAGCTTAAGCAAGCTCTCAAAGGTTAA
- the trpB gene encoding tryptophan synthase subunit beta has product MQPDIRGYFGKYGGTFVPETLMPALEELIKAYDEARQDPDFQREVDYYLTNYVGRPSPVYLARALSARLGGAKIYLKREDLNHTGAHKINNTVGQVILARRMGKKRIIAETGAGQHGVATATAAAMFGLKCVVYMGAEDIQRQALNVFRMRLLGTEVVEVSSGSGTLKDAMNEAMRDWVTNVRDTYYVIGSVAGPHPYPMMVRDFQAVIGREARQQMLEQTGALPDCVIACVGGGSNAMGTFYAFLDDPEVKLVGVEAGGKGLSSGQHAATLTAGRPGVLHGSYSYLMQDSHGQVAPVHSVSAGLDYPGVGPEHSHLKDIGRVQYTVATDEEALAAFHLLCRTEGIIPALESSHALAEAIKVAPQMAGHQSILVCLSGRGDKDVHTVAREMGVELV; this is encoded by the coding sequence ATGCAGCCGGATATTAGAGGATATTTTGGAAAGTACGGAGGAACCTTTGTGCCGGAGACATTAATGCCGGCCCTGGAGGAACTGATTAAGGCATATGATGAAGCCCGGCAGGACCCGGATTTTCAAAGAGAAGTGGACTATTACTTAACTAACTATGTAGGGCGACCCTCACCGGTATACCTGGCCCGGGCCCTGAGTGCCAGGTTGGGGGGGGCTAAGATTTATTTAAAACGGGAGGATTTAAACCACACCGGTGCACACAAGATTAACAACACAGTGGGTCAGGTAATATTGGCCCGGCGCATGGGTAAGAAAAGAATTATTGCTGAAACCGGCGCCGGCCAGCATGGGGTAGCCACAGCCACTGCGGCAGCCATGTTTGGCTTAAAATGTGTTGTTTACATGGGAGCGGAAGATATTCAGCGCCAGGCCCTTAATGTTTTCCGCATGCGCTTACTGGGAACAGAAGTGGTAGAGGTTTCTTCCGGCAGCGGCACCTTAAAAGATGCCATGAATGAAGCCATGCGAGATTGGGTAACCAATGTACGTGATACCTACTACGTTATCGGGTCAGTGGCCGGACCTCACCCCTATCCCATGATGGTAAGGGACTTTCAGGCTGTGATCGGCCGGGAAGCCCGCCAGCAAATGCTGGAACAAACCGGCGCTTTGCCGGATTGTGTTATTGCCTGTGTGGGCGGCGGCAGTAATGCCATGGGAACCTTTTACGCCTTTCTGGATGATCCTGAAGTAAAGCTGGTGGGTGTGGAAGCGGGAGGTAAAGGGCTAAGCTCCGGTCAACATGCTGCCACCCTAACTGCCGGCAGACCGGGGGTACTGCACGGCTCCTACAGTTATCTAATGCAGGACAGCCATGGCCAGGTGGCACCGGTTCACTCAGTTTCCGCCGGACTGGATTACCCCGGAGTAGGTCCGGAGCATAGTCACTTGAAAGATATTGGCCGGGTCCAATATACGGTGGCCACCGACGAGGAAGCCCTGGCCGCCTTTCACCTGCTTTGCCGCACCGAGGGCATCATCCCGGCCTTGGAAAGTTCCCATGCCCTGGCGGAAGCCATCAAAGTAGCGCCACAAATGGCCGGCCACCAGTCCATCCTGGTTTGTTTGTCCGGCCGGGGAGATAAAGATGTCCACACGGTGGCCAGAGAAATGGGGGTTGAACTGGTATGA
- a CDS encoding phosphoribosylanthranilate isomerase: MSSLRIKICGIRDPRTGYAAALVGADAIGMVLAPSRRQVTPEQAREICQALPPMVTRVGVFVNTPAEEVRQIAHFCGLDIVQLHGQESPDYCRNLGLRCIKALPARDRHTLEQARLYPVSAILVDAFVKGQTGGTGCTFNWHLLDDLDLKLPLILAGGLTPDNVGRAVALVRPFAVDVSSGVEVNGQKDIHLITAFIKRAREVCTYAAGY, from the coding sequence TTGTCTAGCCTGCGCATAAAAATCTGCGGTATTCGGGACCCCCGGACAGGTTACGCGGCAGCCCTGGTCGGTGCCGATGCCATTGGTATGGTCTTGGCTCCCAGCCGCCGACAAGTCACTCCCGAGCAGGCCAGGGAAATTTGCCAGGCCCTGCCTCCCATGGTTACCAGAGTAGGGGTCTTTGTAAATACCCCGGCGGAGGAAGTGCGTCAGATAGCACATTTTTGCGGTTTGGATATAGTGCAGTTACACGGCCAGGAAAGTCCGGACTACTGCCGGAATCTCGGATTACGCTGTATTAAAGCCTTGCCCGCCAGGGATAGACATACCCTGGAACAAGCTCGTTTGTACCCGGTTAGCGCCATCCTGGTGGATGCTTTTGTTAAGGGACAGACAGGAGGTACCGGGTGTACCTTTAACTGGCACCTGCTAGATGATCTGGATCTAAAGTTGCCTTTGATCTTAGCCGGGGGACTTACCCCCGACAATGTCGGCAGGGCTGTGGCCCTGGTACGGCCCTTTGCAGTGGATGTTTCCAGTGGGGTAGAGGTTAACGGGCAAAAGGATATTCATTTAATTACAGCTTTTATCAAGCGGGCAAGGGAGGTATGTACTTATGCAGCCGGATATTAG
- a CDS encoding anti-sigma-I factor RsgI family protein → MVKGLLIRSKGPLGVVMTQDGRFVRVLLTGGNRALGQEVMGRELHFPSMTRGLAVASLLLVIMIGVWAKIMSVPAAAAYVALDINPSVELTVDQVGQVIQCRGLDDDGQKLLKQVVLDKVEIYRALDLLVQGAVQQHYLNEINNVVLATVTPIKEYSVVDEEKLKDSVSQAVTGLPVSVKIITEVATPQERQQATDKGISVGRYLIYQGSTRQGAPLTIEDVKNKGLGQLEKEKGWQIEQVLPHARYNIRAKHQPGKGDNNETSDKQKLLNKVPPGQVKKEQPHLPPGKQTNPAMESGKQVIEEKQQMIKDKDEKADEITSERRVDRHQSQLNQNKNENKDTPDDHLKKDSPGLDKKPTPNHGHDKK, encoded by the coding sequence GTGGTTAAAGGATTGTTAATCCGGTCTAAAGGCCCGCTGGGTGTGGTGATGACCCAGGACGGCAGATTTGTGCGAGTTTTGTTAACCGGTGGTAACCGGGCCCTGGGGCAAGAAGTTATGGGCCGTGAGTTACATTTTCCCTCTATGACGCGGGGATTGGCCGTGGCTTCTCTGTTACTTGTGATCATGATCGGGGTATGGGCCAAAATAATGTCTGTACCGGCCGCAGCGGCCTATGTTGCCCTGGATATCAACCCCAGTGTTGAACTGACTGTTGATCAGGTTGGCCAAGTGATTCAGTGCCGGGGGTTGGATGATGACGGACAAAAATTGCTAAAACAAGTGGTTTTAGATAAAGTGGAAATTTACCGGGCGTTAGATTTGTTAGTACAAGGGGCAGTTCAACAGCATTACTTAAATGAAATCAATAACGTAGTACTGGCCACGGTCACCCCGATCAAAGAATATTCCGTGGTGGATGAAGAAAAACTTAAGGATTCGGTGAGTCAAGCAGTAACCGGCTTACCTGTGTCGGTTAAAATTATTACCGAGGTAGCTACGCCGCAGGAACGTCAGCAGGCTACGGACAAAGGGATCTCCGTGGGAAGATATTTAATCTACCAGGGAAGTACTCGTCAGGGTGCACCCTTAACCATCGAAGATGTAAAAAACAAAGGCTTGGGTCAGTTGGAAAAGGAAAAAGGGTGGCAAATTGAACAGGTTTTACCCCATGCCAGGTATAATATCCGGGCGAAGCACCAGCCGGGTAAAGGAGATAACAATGAGACGTCCGATAAACAAAAGTTACTAAATAAGGTTCCGCCGGGACAAGTAAAAAAAGAACAACCGCATTTGCCACCGGGTAAGCAAACTAATCCAGCCATGGAGTCAGGGAAACAGGTGATTGAAGAAAAACAACAGATGATTAAAGATAAGGATGAAAAAGCTGATGAAATAACAAGCGAGCGACGGGTAGACCGTCACCAAAGCCAGTTAAACCAAAATAAAAATGAAAATAAGGATACGCCGGATGACCATCTCAAAAAAGATAGTCCGGGCCTGGATAAAAAGCCTACCCCAAATCATGGGCATGACAAAAAATAA